One Frankia alni ACN14a DNA window includes the following coding sequences:
- a CDS encoding Zn-ribbon domain-containing OB-fold protein encodes MARINHDTVELWQGWQRRELRVDRCKDCDTWVFPPRPFCPGCWSDVLVGTALAGAGRLVSYSLPRVAPGSPPVVSGVVALTEAPGVRLLARIVGIEPERITLGMSLALGWWEDAGGVYPQFGPVGGAGEAGA; translated from the coding sequence ATGGCTCGGATCAATCACGACACCGTCGAGCTGTGGCAGGGGTGGCAGCGGCGGGAGCTGCGCGTCGACCGTTGCAAGGACTGCGACACCTGGGTCTTCCCGCCGCGGCCGTTCTGTCCCGGCTGCTGGTCGGACGTCCTGGTCGGGACCGCGCTCGCCGGGGCGGGACGGCTGGTGTCGTACTCCCTGCCCCGCGTCGCGCCCGGGTCGCCGCCGGTGGTCAGCGGGGTCGTGGCGCTGACGGAGGCGCCGGGCGTCCGGCTGCTGGCCCGCATCGTGGGGATCGAGCCGGAGCGGATCACGCTCGGGATGTCGCTGGCGCTCGGCTGGTGGGAGGACGCCGGCGGCGTGTATCCGCAGTTCGGGCCAGTCGGTGGCGCGGGAGAGGCGGGGGCATGA
- a CDS encoding thiolase family protein codes for MSGRERAAIVGIGWSELARDSGVGPGSLVARAARAAVLDSGVARDAIDGVVGVYGTDSPTLWPGYVVDALGLPDVRWWDTAQPPSVTALSTAANAVLTGNCDYALCYHGKYRWANTSVVGRGDPLRQAPAHEFDPGLDHALVEHGGSMLWAARVMREHMVRHGSTREDFARIAVNNRTNAARNPRAVFRTPMTVEDYLAAPMIDDPMCLLDMDAPIDGALAVVVTTERRARDLPHPSVLVEAFASALPERNDGLLWPEADGLAARRAVGNLFARSDLTPADIDLAYPYDGFSILAMLWLEALYTGPGEGPALLRESWSDDEQRLRLHGRVPVCTHGGNLSEGRATQGFGSVIEAVQQLRGDAGERQVDAARTAVITGGMAGTNRSTILVTG; via the coding sequence ATGAGCGGGCGGGAGCGGGCGGCGATCGTGGGGATCGGCTGGTCGGAGCTGGCGCGGGACAGCGGCGTGGGACCGGGCAGCCTCGTCGCCCGGGCCGCCCGCGCGGCCGTCCTCGACAGCGGGGTCGCGCGGGACGCGATCGACGGGGTCGTCGGCGTGTACGGCACGGACTCGCCGACGCTCTGGCCCGGGTACGTCGTCGACGCACTGGGACTGCCCGACGTCCGCTGGTGGGACACGGCGCAGCCGCCGTCGGTCACGGCGCTGTCGACGGCGGCGAACGCGGTGCTGACCGGAAACTGCGACTACGCGCTGTGCTACCACGGCAAGTACCGCTGGGCGAACACCTCGGTCGTCGGCCGCGGCGACCCGCTGCGGCAGGCCCCGGCGCACGAGTTCGACCCCGGCCTCGATCACGCGTTGGTGGAACACGGCGGTTCGATGCTGTGGGCCGCGCGGGTCATGCGGGAGCACATGGTGCGCCACGGCAGCACCCGGGAGGACTTCGCCCGGATCGCCGTCAACAACCGGACGAACGCCGCCCGCAACCCCCGGGCGGTGTTCCGCACTCCGATGACCGTCGAGGACTACCTCGCCGCCCCGATGATCGACGATCCGATGTGCCTGCTCGACATGGACGCGCCGATCGACGGCGCGCTCGCCGTCGTGGTCACCACCGAGCGCCGGGCCCGCGACCTGCCGCATCCGTCCGTCCTGGTCGAGGCGTTCGCCAGCGCCCTGCCGGAGCGCAACGACGGGCTGCTGTGGCCGGAGGCGGACGGGCTCGCCGCCCGCCGCGCCGTCGGCAACCTGTTCGCCCGCAGCGACCTGACCCCCGCCGACATCGATCTCGCCTACCCGTACGACGGGTTCTCGATCCTGGCCATGCTGTGGCTGGAGGCGCTGTACACCGGGCCGGGGGAGGGCCCGGCGCTGCTGCGCGAGTCGTGGTCCGACGATGAGCAGCGGCTGCGGCTGCACGGCCGGGTACCGGTATGTACGCACGGGGGCAACCTGAGCGAGGGCCGTGCCACGCAGGGGTTCGGCTCCGTGATCGAGGCGGTGCAGCAGTTGCGCGGCGACGCGGGAGAGCGCCAGGTCGACGCCGCCCGCACCGCCGTGATCACCGGAGGCATGGCCGGCACGAACCGCTCGACGATCCTCGTCACCGGCTGA
- a CDS encoding SDR family NAD(P)-dependent oxidoreductase — protein MPGLTFDLSGRTAVVTGASRGIGAACARALDAAGARVAVVARGGAGLAAVADGLANKPVTISADLTVEDDVRRVADQALDELGDVDILVNNAGLGWHQPPEAITAKPLDLQLNLNLRNVILLTSWLAPSLLRRRGCVVTMSSAAAYGGDVEQAVYAATKGGLNTLTQNLATAWGDRGVRVNAVAPGFVDTDIWQPLIAALGEEGYQRFRRATAAGIPLRRWASADEIATVVLFLCSDAASYLTGQTLVVDGGGAPLPSRHLPT, from the coding sequence ATGCCCGGTCTCACCTTTGATCTGTCCGGCCGCACCGCCGTGGTCACCGGCGCCAGCAGGGGCATCGGCGCGGCGTGCGCGCGTGCCCTCGACGCCGCGGGCGCGCGGGTCGCCGTCGTCGCCCGCGGCGGCGCGGGCCTGGCCGCCGTCGCCGACGGGCTCGCCAACAAGCCCGTCACGATCAGCGCCGACCTCACCGTCGAGGACGACGTCCGGCGGGTGGCCGACCAGGCCCTCGACGAGCTCGGGGACGTCGACATCCTGGTGAACAACGCCGGGCTCGGCTGGCACCAGCCCCCGGAGGCCATCACGGCGAAGCCCCTGGACCTGCAGCTCAACCTCAACCTGCGCAACGTCATCCTGTTGACCTCGTGGCTCGCGCCGTCGTTGCTGCGCCGGCGGGGATGCGTGGTCACGATGTCGTCGGCGGCGGCCTACGGCGGGGACGTCGAGCAGGCCGTCTACGCGGCGACGAAGGGCGGGCTGAACACCCTGACCCAGAACCTGGCCACCGCCTGGGGCGATCGGGGGGTGCGGGTCAACGCCGTCGCACCCGGCTTCGTCGACACCGACATCTGGCAGCCGCTGATCGCGGCCCTCGGCGAGGAGGGCTACCAGCGGTTTCGCCGGGCGACGGCGGCCGGCATCCCGCTGCGGCGCTGGGCCAGCGCCGACGAGATCGCGACCGTCGTGCTGTTCCTGTGCTCCGACGCGGCGTCCTACCTCACCGGCCAGACACTCGTCGTCGACGGCGGCGGCGCCCCCCTCCCGAGCCGGCATCTCCCGACCTGA
- a CDS encoding 3-hydroxyacyl-CoA dehydrogenase family protein encodes MSAAAVETVGVIGAGVMGTGIAQAVAVAGGAVVCVDTSAAARERARRQLVEGRFGLRAAVERGKLAAADVDRVAARISWESELSAVAGAAVVIEAVPEDLALKVRVFRELDRVAAAGAVLATNSSGFPVGALAAATDRPTRVLGWHWSSPAQIMRFAEIVVTEHTDPDAVATVTRLAHGLGKNPVVVRDAPMAWGYVANRVYWAAVAEARRIVAEGVSTERDVDQLLVDCFRWPVGPFTMIQGATAGWT; translated from the coding sequence ATGAGCGCCGCAGCCGTGGAGACGGTGGGGGTGATCGGCGCGGGGGTGATGGGTACGGGGATCGCGCAGGCGGTAGCGGTGGCCGGCGGCGCGGTGGTCTGCGTCGACACCAGCGCCGCGGCCCGCGAGCGCGCCCGCCGCCAGCTCGTCGAGGGCCGCTTCGGGCTGCGGGCCGCCGTCGAGCGCGGGAAGCTGGCCGCCGCGGACGTCGACCGGGTCGCCGCGAGGATCTCCTGGGAGTCCGAGCTGTCGGCCGTCGCCGGCGCGGCGGTGGTCATCGAGGCCGTGCCGGAGGACCTCGCCCTGAAGGTCCGGGTGTTCCGCGAGCTCGACCGGGTCGCCGCCGCCGGCGCGGTCCTCGCCACCAACTCCAGCGGCTTCCCGGTCGGGGCGCTGGCCGCGGCGACCGACCGGCCCACCCGGGTCCTCGGCTGGCACTGGTCGTCGCCCGCGCAGATCATGCGCTTCGCCGAGATCGTCGTGACCGAGCACACCGACCCGGACGCCGTCGCGACGGTGACCCGGCTCGCCCACGGGCTGGGCAAGAACCCGGTCGTCGTGCGCGACGCCCCGATGGCCTGGGGCTACGTCGCCAACCGGGTGTACTGGGCGGCGGTGGCCGAGGCGCGCCGGATCGTCGCCGAGGGGGTCAGCACCGAACGCGACGTCGACCAACTGCTGGTCGACTGCTTCCGCTGGCCCGTCGGGCCGTTCACGATGATCCAGGGCGCCACGGCAGGCTGGACGTAG
- a CDS encoding long-chain-fatty-acid--CoA ligase — protein MPISSIADLIRTHGAERGGQPALTADGHTVTFAQLDARSNQVAQALAGEGVGAGDRVAYLDANAAQYYELLFGGAKLGAVSVAVSWRLAPVEIAAIIADAQARVLVVGAAFAATVEAVEAELPGVKKIIVVGGSTRHEGDDEVRHQVDHQDYDEWVDAAPAIDPGLCAKPDDVRIQLYTSGTTGLPKGVMLTEHNLLSLLRMAGETLDLGPDSVNLVAMPLFHISGSGYSLSGFHAGCHTVLLREAHPDTILRSVVEHGVTNLFAVPAVLRTMLGVAGIAELDLSSLRTIAYGASPISLAVLVRAIETFRCDFVQVYGLSETAGTVTMLTPEDHRRALETAGTGAGGTAEVAGALGALGADKAVGADREVATAGAAGRLRSAGRAVPGARVRIVPPHTGADAEPGEVGEIWIHSPQNTPGYWHNPRETAALLEDGWVRTGDAGYLDEDGYLFIHDRVKDMIITGAENVYPAEVENVLMSHPDIADVAVIGVPSERWGETVKAVVVAEAGRTPTTEDVVSFARARLAAYKCPTSIDLVDALPRNAAGKVLKRELRDPYWSGRLRSVS, from the coding sequence ATGCCGATCAGCTCCATCGCCGATCTGATCCGTACCCATGGCGCCGAGCGCGGCGGCCAGCCCGCGCTCACCGCCGACGGGCACACCGTCACCTTCGCCCAGCTCGACGCCCGCTCGAACCAGGTCGCCCAGGCGCTGGCCGGCGAGGGGGTCGGCGCCGGTGACCGGGTCGCCTACCTCGACGCCAACGCCGCGCAGTACTACGAGCTGCTCTTCGGCGGGGCGAAGCTGGGGGCGGTGAGCGTCGCGGTGAGCTGGCGGCTGGCGCCGGTCGAGATCGCGGCGATCATCGCCGACGCGCAGGCCCGGGTCCTCGTCGTCGGCGCGGCGTTCGCGGCGACCGTCGAGGCGGTCGAGGCGGAGCTCCCCGGCGTCAAGAAGATCATCGTGGTCGGCGGTTCGACCCGTCACGAGGGCGATGACGAGGTCCGTCACCAGGTTGACCATCAGGACTACGACGAGTGGGTCGACGCCGCGCCCGCGATCGATCCCGGGCTGTGCGCGAAGCCCGACGACGTGCGGATCCAGCTCTACACCTCGGGCACCACCGGCCTGCCGAAGGGCGTGATGCTGACCGAGCACAACCTGCTGTCGCTGCTGCGGATGGCCGGGGAGACGCTCGACCTCGGGCCCGACAGCGTGAACCTGGTCGCCATGCCGCTGTTCCACATCTCCGGCAGCGGCTACTCGCTCAGCGGTTTCCACGCCGGCTGCCACACGGTGCTGCTGCGCGAGGCCCATCCCGACACGATCCTGCGGTCGGTGGTCGAGCACGGGGTGACGAACCTGTTCGCGGTGCCCGCCGTGCTGCGCACGATGCTCGGCGTGGCGGGCATCGCCGAGCTGGACCTGTCGTCGTTGCGCACGATCGCCTACGGGGCCTCGCCGATCTCGCTGGCCGTGCTGGTCCGGGCGATCGAGACGTTCCGTTGCGACTTCGTGCAGGTCTACGGGCTGAGCGAGACCGCGGGCACCGTCACCATGCTGACGCCGGAGGATCATCGCCGGGCCCTCGAGACCGCCGGGACGGGCGCGGGCGGGACGGCGGAGGTGGCCGGGGCGCTCGGGGCGCTCGGGGCGGACAAGGCGGTCGGGGCGGACAGGGAGGTCGCGACGGCGGGAGCGGCCGGGCGGTTACGCTCGGCGGGACGAGCGGTGCCCGGGGCCCGGGTACGCATCGTCCCGCCGCACACCGGGGCCGACGCCGAGCCCGGGGAGGTCGGTGAGATCTGGATCCACTCGCCGCAGAACACCCCCGGGTACTGGCACAACCCGCGCGAGACAGCGGCGCTGCTCGAGGACGGCTGGGTGCGCACCGGGGACGCCGGCTACCTCGACGAGGACGGTTACCTGTTCATCCACGACCGGGTCAAGGATATGATCATTACCGGGGCGGAGAACGTCTACCCGGCCGAGGTCGAGAACGTCCTGATGTCCCATCCCGACATCGCCGACGTCGCGGTGATCGGGGTGCCGAGCGAGCGCTGGGGCGAGACGGTGAAGGCCGTCGTCGTCGCCGAGGCGGGCCGGACCCCGACGACCGAGGACGTCGTGTCCTTCGCCCGTGCCCGGCTCGCCGCCTACAAGTGCCCGACGTCGATCGACCTGGTCGACGCGCTGCCCCGCAACGCGGCGGGGAAGGTCCTCAAGCGTGAGCTGCGCGACCCTTACTGGTCCGGACGCCTTCGGTCCGTAAGCTAG
- a CDS encoding TetR/AcrR family transcriptional regulator, with product MNTTQSDPPRKRGRPRNLEPSQEYRDRLENIVRVAADVFQAHGYEAGSLDDVAAAMGLRKASLYYYVKRKSDLLRLVFERAITVALTEVETLAHLADPRERLAALIRHQALLVTRDPALFAVFFDQRAGLEHADLADVGHKEHLYLRQFILAVEAAMAAGAIPPGDPRLVANAVIGMTSWSYKWFDARRDSPEAFADTCVALVLR from the coding sequence ATGAACACGACTCAGTCCGACCCGCCGCGCAAGCGTGGCCGCCCGCGCAACCTCGAACCCAGCCAGGAGTACCGCGATCGGCTGGAGAACATCGTGCGGGTGGCGGCGGACGTCTTCCAGGCCCACGGGTACGAGGCCGGCTCGCTCGACGACGTGGCCGCCGCGATGGGCCTGCGCAAGGCCAGCCTCTACTACTACGTCAAGCGCAAGAGCGACCTGCTCCGCCTGGTCTTCGAGCGTGCCATCACGGTGGCGCTGACCGAGGTCGAGACGCTCGCGCACCTCGCCGACCCGCGCGAACGGCTCGCCGCGCTCATCCGCCACCAGGCGCTGCTGGTCACCCGGGATCCCGCTCTGTTCGCCGTGTTCTTCGACCAGCGGGCCGGCCTGGAGCATGCCGACCTCGCCGACGTCGGCCACAAGGAGCACCTCTACCTGCGCCAGTTCATCCTCGCCGTCGAGGCCGCGATGGCGGCCGGGGCGATCCCGCCGGGCGACCCGCGGCTCGTCGCGAACGCGGTCATCGGCATGACGAGCTGGTCCTACAAGTGGTTCGACGCCCGGCGCGACTCGCCGGAGGCGTTCGCCGACACCTGCGTCGCCCTCGTCCTGCGCTGA
- a CDS encoding branched-chain amino acid ABC transporter permease: MTRPRTPSARLRTGVPALVVVALLAVILAKGDYRANFFSGGGFALGALVAAIALGVVVTYRGSGVVNLAGAAVAMYAAYVYADLRAHGDLFLPPLPNPLAPIEGLVHLAGDDSFSVPHWPTSVSFGAAMGFWPALVLALVFCALFGLVLHVAVFRPLRHAPVLAKVVASVGVLLFLQAVVVRRFSTTTQVVGPLPFVDKTQVDLGVFKITQEQLFVVCLVLVLAVALWALFQRSRFGLAVRAAAENEKGATVLGFSADRLAAATWVLSTVVTGLLGIFVASVNSSVDPNTMPALIVPAVTAALVGGFTSFGWTTLAAFGLGMQVSLVTFLGANESWFPKAGGLPVPGVDLLVPLVVIVAVLALRGQSLPTRGVLGPGRLPFSPTARPWALRYGGPGLAVVALIPGVFLLSPALRDGLTNTLTGIVICLSIVVLTGYIGQISLAQTSFAGLSAYTVASLSTHHGWPFPLPILAGAAVAVVAGVLVALPALRVRGVHLAIATLAFAVAVDKVVFANSWINGGYDGATVTTPSLIRSQDTTTHHVLGVAIGDGTQPNPLTLVFCLVVVVALGYLVANLRRSLTGRQMLAIRSNERAAAAAGVNVAAVKVLAFGVSAFIAGVGGAVIAYRTGNVTPDKFLYDKSLMFFAFAYLGGIASVSGAVTGGLLVGGGFGFTVLNRVFGLPDEFVLLLGGLGLVVTAVLNPEGVAGKVRTDLLALQRRFRPPAPADPPAPVDPPTAADPPTPADPPTPADVATPADVATPADVATSTTVPAASTKPAATVPSSAPTPPAASPTPVAAATPVASGSAAGAHVSGSAGATPAVAGDAR, encoded by the coding sequence ATGACGCGACCCCGAACTCCCTCCGCACGATTACGCACGGGCGTTCCCGCCCTCGTGGTGGTGGCGCTGCTCGCGGTGATCCTCGCCAAGGGGGACTACCGGGCCAACTTCTTCTCCGGCGGCGGGTTCGCCCTCGGGGCCCTGGTCGCGGCGATCGCCCTCGGCGTGGTCGTCACCTACCGCGGGTCCGGGGTGGTCAACCTGGCAGGGGCGGCCGTGGCGATGTACGCCGCCTACGTCTACGCCGACCTGCGGGCCCACGGCGACCTGTTCCTCCCCCCGCTGCCCAACCCGCTCGCGCCCATCGAGGGTCTCGTGCACCTGGCGGGCGACGACTCGTTCTCGGTGCCGCACTGGCCCACCTCGGTGTCGTTCGGCGCCGCGATGGGGTTCTGGCCGGCCCTCGTGCTCGCCCTGGTGTTCTGCGCCCTGTTCGGCCTGGTGCTGCACGTCGCGGTGTTCCGGCCGCTGCGGCACGCCCCCGTCCTGGCCAAGGTGGTCGCCTCGGTCGGCGTGCTGCTGTTCCTGCAGGCCGTCGTCGTCCGGCGGTTCTCCACGACGACGCAGGTCGTCGGGCCGCTGCCGTTCGTCGACAAGACGCAGGTCGACCTCGGGGTCTTCAAGATCACCCAGGAACAGCTCTTCGTCGTCTGCCTGGTGCTCGTGCTCGCCGTGGCGCTCTGGGCGCTGTTCCAGCGCAGCCGCTTCGGCCTCGCCGTGCGGGCCGCCGCCGAGAACGAGAAGGGGGCCACGGTCCTCGGCTTCTCCGCCGACCGGCTCGCCGCGGCGACCTGGGTGCTGTCCACCGTCGTCACCGGGCTGCTCGGCATCTTCGTCGCCTCGGTGAACTCCTCCGTCGACCCGAACACCATGCCGGCGCTGATCGTCCCGGCCGTCACCGCCGCCCTGGTCGGCGGCTTCACCTCCTTCGGGTGGACGACGCTGGCCGCCTTCGGCCTCGGCATGCAGGTCTCGCTGGTGACCTTCCTCGGCGCGAACGAAAGCTGGTTCCCGAAGGCCGGCGGGCTGCCCGTGCCCGGGGTCGACCTGCTCGTGCCGCTCGTCGTCATCGTGGCGGTGCTGGCCCTGCGCGGGCAGTCGCTGCCCACGCGCGGCGTGCTGGGGCCGGGCCGGTTGCCGTTCTCGCCGACGGCGCGGCCGTGGGCGCTGCGCTACGGCGGGCCGGGGCTGGCCGTCGTGGCGCTGATCCCCGGGGTGTTCCTGCTGTCGCCGGCATTGCGCGACGGGCTGACCAACACGCTGACCGGCATCGTCATCTGCCTGTCCATCGTCGTGCTCACCGGCTACATCGGGCAGATCTCGCTGGCCCAGACCAGCTTCGCCGGCCTGTCCGCCTACACCGTCGCGAGCCTGTCGACGCACCACGGCTGGCCGTTCCCGCTGCCCATCCTCGCCGGCGCGGCGGTCGCGGTCGTCGCCGGTGTGCTCGTGGCGCTGCCCGCGCTGCGGGTGCGCGGGGTGCACCTGGCGATCGCCACGCTCGCCTTCGCCGTCGCCGTCGACAAGGTCGTGTTCGCCAACTCCTGGATCAACGGCGGGTACGACGGCGCGACCGTGACGACGCCGTCGCTCATCCGCTCCCAGGACACCACCACCCACCACGTCCTCGGCGTCGCCATCGGGGACGGCACCCAGCCCAACCCGCTGACCCTGGTGTTCTGCCTCGTCGTCGTGGTGGCGCTGGGCTACCTCGTCGCGAACCTGCGCCGGTCGCTGACCGGACGGCAGATGCTGGCCATCCGCTCGAACGAGCGGGCCGCCGCGGCCGCCGGGGTCAACGTCGCCGCCGTCAAGGTGCTGGCGTTCGGGGTGTCGGCGTTCATCGCCGGGGTCGGTGGCGCGGTCATCGCCTACCGCACCGGCAACGTCACCCCCGATAAGTTCCTCTACGACAAGTCGCTGATGTTCTTCGCGTTCGCCTACCTCGGCGGGATCGCGAGCGTCAGCGGCGCGGTCACCGGCGGCCTGCTCGTCGGCGGCGGGTTCGGGTTCACGGTCCTCAACCGGGTGTTCGGGCTGCCCGACGAGTTCGTGCTGCTGCTCGGCGGCCTCGGCCTGGTCGTCACCGCCGTGCTGAACCCCGAGGGCGTCGCCGGCAAGGTCCGCACCGACCTGCTGGCCCTGCAACGACGATTCCGACCGCCCGCCCCGGCGGACCCACCCGCCCCGGTCGACCCACCCACCGCAGCGGACCCACCCACCCCGGCGGACCCACCCACCCCGGCGGACGTGGCGACGCCGGCGGACGTGGCGACGCCGGCGGACGTGGCGACCTCGACCACCGTTCCCGCCGCGTCCACCAAGCCCGCCGCGACTGTCCCGTCCAGTGCGCCCACCCCGCCTGCCGCGTCGCCCACCCCGGTTGCCGCGGCCACCCCAGTTGCGTCCGGGTCCGCCGCCGGGGCCCACGTGAGCGGGTCCGCCGGGGCGACGCCCGCGGTGGCGGGAGACGCCCGATGA
- a CDS encoding ABC transporter ATP-binding protein: MTELLRTESMSVVYGGLHAVNGLDLRVDEGRLVGLIGPNGAGKTSFIDGISGFTRTQGAIHFRGKRVDREPAHRRARLGLGRTWQSLELFEDLTVRENLQVGAERQTVGGFLLDLVRPGRQRDQSDVDWALDVLGIAHLADRLPTEISHGQRKLVGAGRTLAARPALICMDEPAAGLDTTESEQFGRRLRRIVEAGVSILLVDHDMGLVMGVCDEVYVIEFGTRIAHGTPAQVVADERVRAAYLGTKAGI; this comes from the coding sequence ATGACCGAGCTGTTGCGCACCGAGTCGATGAGCGTCGTCTACGGCGGCCTGCACGCCGTCAACGGGCTGGACCTGCGGGTCGACGAGGGCCGCCTGGTGGGGCTCATCGGCCCCAACGGCGCCGGCAAGACGAGCTTCATCGACGGCATCTCCGGCTTCACCCGCACTCAGGGTGCGATCCACTTCCGTGGGAAGCGCGTCGACCGCGAGCCGGCCCACCGCCGGGCCCGCCTGGGCCTCGGCCGCACCTGGCAGTCGCTGGAACTGTTCGAGGACCTCACCGTGCGGGAGAACCTCCAGGTCGGCGCCGAACGGCAGACGGTCGGCGGGTTCCTGCTCGACCTGGTCCGGCCCGGCCGCCAGCGCGACCAGTCCGACGTGGACTGGGCGCTGGACGTCCTCGGCATCGCCCACCTCGCCGACCGGCTGCCCACCGAGATCAGCCACGGCCAGCGCAAGTTGGTCGGCGCCGGGCGCACCCTCGCCGCCCGGCCCGCGCTGATCTGCATGGACGAGCCGGCGGCGGGGCTGGACACCACGGAGTCGGAGCAGTTCGGCCGCCGGCTGCGGCGCATCGTCGAGGCCGGCGTGTCGATCCTGCTCGTCGACCACGACATGGGGCTGGTGATGGGGGTGTGCGACGAGGTCTACGTCATCGAGTTCGGGACGAGGATCGCCCACGGCACGCCGGCGCAGGTCGTCGCCGACGAGCGCGTCCGGGCGGCCTACCTCGGCACGAAGGCGGGAATATGA
- a CDS encoding ABC transporter ATP-binding protein, producing the protein MTALLEIEGLYSGYAGVAMVRDLNLTVHAGEIVALLGPNGAGKTTTLLTTSGLNPVMKGDIRVFGRSVRGRPAHRAPREGLAHVLEDRSLFYQLTVAENLRLAAARSKGDLARALSYFPALEPLLGRRAGLLSGGEQQMLAMARALTSKPRLLMVDEMSLGLAPVIVERLLPVLRRIVDDTGAGVLLVEQHVHLALEVADRAAVLVHGDLVASGTTAEIAGRAAALESTYFGAGAGAETGAETDADTGAVTDTGAVTDTGAGAVIDAGAPTGAGARPDGPEADLDELEGSR; encoded by the coding sequence ATGACCGCGCTGCTGGAAATCGAGGGCTTGTACTCCGGCTATGCCGGCGTCGCGATGGTCCGCGACCTGAACCTGACCGTGCACGCCGGGGAGATCGTGGCCCTGCTGGGCCCGAACGGCGCCGGCAAGACCACGACGCTGCTGACCACCTCGGGCCTCAACCCGGTGATGAAGGGCGACATCCGAGTCTTCGGCCGCTCGGTGCGGGGCCGCCCGGCGCACCGGGCGCCCCGCGAGGGGCTCGCCCACGTGCTGGAGGACCGCTCGCTGTTCTACCAGCTCACGGTCGCCGAGAACCTCCGGCTCGCCGCCGCGCGCAGCAAGGGCGACCTTGCCCGCGCGCTGTCGTACTTCCCGGCGCTGGAGCCGCTGCTGGGCCGGCGGGCGGGGCTGCTCTCCGGCGGTGAGCAGCAGATGCTGGCCATGGCCAGGGCCCTGACGTCGAAGCCGCGCCTGCTGATGGTGGACGAGATGAGCCTCGGCCTCGCCCCCGTCATCGTCGAACGCCTACTGCCGGTGCTGCGGCGCATCGTCGACGACACCGGCGCCGGGGTGCTGCTCGTCGAGCAGCACGTCCACCTCGCCCTGGAGGTCGCCGACCGGGCCGCCGTGCTCGTCCACGGGGACCTGGTGGCCAGCGGCACCACCGCGGAGATCGCCGGGCGCGCCGCCGCCCTCGAATCGACCTACTTCGGCGCTGGTGCCGGTGCCGAAACCGGTGCCGAGACCGACGCGGACACCGGAGCCGTTACCGACACCGGAGCCGTTACCGACACCGGAGCCGGAGCCGTCATCGACGCCGGCGCTCCCACCGGGGCCGGTGCCCGCCCCGACGGTCCGGAAGCCGACCTGGATGAGCTGGAAGGATCACGATGA